A segment of the Candidatus Syntrophosphaera sp. genome:
ATTCCTGCAGGATCCAGGGCAGGCGCCCCACTTCCAGGGGCACTGAATCCTTGTGACCAAAAAGCTCCAACAACTCGTCCGTGAATTCCTCATCCCCAGACGCCTTCGCGGCCTCTTCCCGTTCGTTGTTGATGGTGTGGGTTCCGCCCGCGGGCTCTTCCCCGGGATGGGGAGTGTAGCCTGCGTAAGGCTGGAACATGGTTTTTTCGTGTAGATCCATATTTTCCTCCTTTATGAATTTCTGGATCGGAGGCTGGATTTCGCCTGCGAGAATCTTCCCTCCAATTATAGTGGGTTACTCTTAGGTGTTTTTTGGCTGTTTTTGAGAAAAAAGTTTTATCCCTGCCACGTAAAGTCATTGATTTCCAGCGGAAAATTTTTTTTGGTGTGAAAGCGTTCTTTAAATGTTTGGAATATTAGCGGTATTTATCCCAGAGGGGTGAACATATGGGGAAAACTCAGGCCTGATGGGCTCTGGAGGAGGATCAGCATTGGGGAGAGGATTTGGATACGGGGGATGGGATGGAGCGCCTGAATCCCCATCCCGGATGAAGATAAGATCAGTAAGCCGGATCCGGTGGCTGGCTGGCGATCTGGCTGATCACCCAGGACGCGGCTGTCATGCCCATGATGGCGGGCATGTAGCTGAGCGAGCCGATGGTCTGGCGCTGCCTGCCGCGCTGGATGATGATCTCGTCGGGGCTGTTTTCGTCCTCCTCTGGTTTGCGGGGAGGTTCGGAGGACCAGACGCAGGGGAAATTGGCCTTGATGCCCCTTCTGCCGAGGAATTTGCGCACCCGGCGGGCGAGGGGGCAGGCGTGGCTTTTGTGCAATGGGGTGAGGTGGATGCGGCTGGGATCGAGGCGGTTGCCCGCGCCCATCACGGAAACGATCTTCAGGCCTTGCTCCGCGGCGTATTCCAGCAATCCCACCTTGGGG
Coding sequences within it:
- a CDS encoding tRNA threonylcarbamoyladenosine dehydratase; protein product: MSGDQFNRTEILVGTEAMAALKRTHVCVIGLGGVGSYACEALARSGIGRFTLIDFDTVGQTNLNRQIIALQETIGRPKTEVMKERILAINPEAEVATHQVFLDEANRAVLLPGCDYYIDAIDSLGPKVGLLEYAAEQGLKIVSVMGAGNRLDPSRIHLTPLHKSHACPLARRVRKFLGRRGIKANFPCVWSSEPPRKPEEDENSPDEIIIQRGRQRQTIGSLSYMPAIMGMTAASWVISQIASQPPDPAY